A DNA window from Bubalus bubalis isolate 160015118507 breed Murrah chromosome 20, NDDB_SH_1, whole genome shotgun sequence contains the following coding sequences:
- the LOC102406388 gene encoding creatine kinase U-type, mitochondrial isoform X1: MAGPFSRLLSARPGLRLLALAGAGSLAAGFLLRSEPVRAASERRRLYPPSAEYPDLRKHNNCMASHLTPAVYARLCDKTTPTGWTLDQCIQTGVDNPGHPFIKTVGMVAGDEETYEVFAELFDPVIQERHNGYDPRTMKHTTDLDASKIRSGYFDERYVLSSRVRTGRSIRGLSLPPACTRAERREVERVVVDALNGLKGDLAGRYYRLSEMTEAEQQQLIDDHFLFDKPVSPLLTAAGMARDWPDARGIWHNNEKSFLIWVNEEDHTRVISMEKGGNMKKVFERFCRGLKEVERLIQERGWEFMWNERLGYILTCPSNLGTGLRAGVHIKLPLLSKDSRFPKILENLRLQKRGTGGVDTAATGSVFDISNLDRLGKSEVELVQLVIDGVNYLIDCERRLERGQDIRIPPPLPNKH, translated from the exons ATGGCTGGTCCCTTCTCTCGTCTGTTGTCTGCCCGCCCCGGGCTCAGGCTCCTGGCTTTGGCTGGAGCTGGTTCTCTCGCCGCTGGGTTTCTACTCCGATCAGAACCTGTTCGAGCCGCCAGTGAACGACGGAGGCTGTATCCCCCGAG TGCTGAGTACCCAGACCTCCGAAAGCACAACAACTGCATGGCCAGTCACCTGACCCCGGCAGTCTATGCCCGGCTCTGCGACAAGACCACACCCACTGGCTGGACGCTAGATCAGTGTATCCAGACTGGCGTGGACAACCCTGGCCACCCCTTCATCAAGACTGTGGGCATGGTAGCTGGTGATGAGGAGACCTATGAG GTATTTGCTGAGCTGTTTGACCCTGTGATCCAAGAGCGACACAATGGATATGACCCCCGAACGATGAAACATACCACCGACCTGGATGCCAGCAAG ATCCGTTCTGGCTACTTTGATGAGAGGTATGTATTGTCCTCGAGAGTCAGAACTGGTCGGAGTATCCGGGGACTCAGCCTGCCTCCAGCCTGTACTCGGGCAGAGCGACGAGAGGTGGAACGTGTCGTCGTGGATGCGCTGAATGGCCTGAAGGGTGACCTGGCTGGACGCTACTATCGGCTCAGTGAGATGACAGaggctgagcagcagcagctaattGAT GACCACTTCCTGTTTGATAAGCCTGTATCTCCATTATTGACTGCAGCAGGAATGGCTCGAGACTGGCCAGATGCGCGTGGAATCTG gcACAACAATGAAAAGAGCTTCTTGATCTGGGTGAATGAGGAGGATCATACACGGGTCATCTCCATGGAGAAAGGTGGCAACATGAAGAAAGTGTTTGAAAGATTCTGCCGAGGCCTCAAAGAG GTGGAGCGGCTGATCCAGGAGCGTGGCTGGGAGTTCATGTGGAATGAGCGTCTGGGATACATCTTGACCTGTCCGTCTAACCTGGGCACTGGACTTCGGGCAGGAGTGCACATCAAACTGCCCCTGCTGAGCAAA GATAGCCGCTTCCCAAAGATCCTCGAGAACCTAAGGCTCCAAAAACGTGGAACTGGAGGAGTAGACACAGCTGCCACAGGCAGTgtctttgatatctctaatttggACCGACTGGGCAAGTCAGAG GTGGAGCTGGTGCAGCTGGTCATCGATGGAGTAAACTACCTGATTGACTGTGAACGGCGTCTGGAGAGAGGCCAGGATATCCGCATCCCTCCACCTCTCCCCAACAAGCATTAA
- the LOC102406388 gene encoding creatine kinase U-type, mitochondrial isoform X2, producing the protein MAGPFSRLLSARPGLRLLALAGAGSLAAGFLLRSEPVRAASERRRLYPPSAEYPDLRKHNNCMASHLTPAVYARLCDKTTPTGWTLDQCIQTGVDNPGHPFIKTVGMVAGDEETYEVFAELFDPVIQERHNGYDPRTMKHTTDLDASKIRSGYFDERYVLSSRVRTGRSIRGLSLPPACTRAERREVERVVVDALNGLKGDLAGRYYRLSEMTEAEQQQLIDDHFLFDKPVSPLLTAAGMARDWPDARGIWHNNEKSFLIWVNEEDHTRVISMEKGGNMKKVFERFCRGLKEVERLIQERGWEFMWNERLGYILTCPSNLGTGLRAGVHIKLPLLSKDSRFPKILENLRLQKRGTGGVDTAATGSVFDISNLDRLGKSEVDWGKTGHEFPEQANRC; encoded by the exons ATGGCTGGTCCCTTCTCTCGTCTGTTGTCTGCCCGCCCCGGGCTCAGGCTCCTGGCTTTGGCTGGAGCTGGTTCTCTCGCCGCTGGGTTTCTACTCCGATCAGAACCTGTTCGAGCCGCCAGTGAACGACGGAGGCTGTATCCCCCGAG TGCTGAGTACCCAGACCTCCGAAAGCACAACAACTGCATGGCCAGTCACCTGACCCCGGCAGTCTATGCCCGGCTCTGCGACAAGACCACACCCACTGGCTGGACGCTAGATCAGTGTATCCAGACTGGCGTGGACAACCCTGGCCACCCCTTCATCAAGACTGTGGGCATGGTAGCTGGTGATGAGGAGACCTATGAG GTATTTGCTGAGCTGTTTGACCCTGTGATCCAAGAGCGACACAATGGATATGACCCCCGAACGATGAAACATACCACCGACCTGGATGCCAGCAAG ATCCGTTCTGGCTACTTTGATGAGAGGTATGTATTGTCCTCGAGAGTCAGAACTGGTCGGAGTATCCGGGGACTCAGCCTGCCTCCAGCCTGTACTCGGGCAGAGCGACGAGAGGTGGAACGTGTCGTCGTGGATGCGCTGAATGGCCTGAAGGGTGACCTGGCTGGACGCTACTATCGGCTCAGTGAGATGACAGaggctgagcagcagcagctaattGAT GACCACTTCCTGTTTGATAAGCCTGTATCTCCATTATTGACTGCAGCAGGAATGGCTCGAGACTGGCCAGATGCGCGTGGAATCTG gcACAACAATGAAAAGAGCTTCTTGATCTGGGTGAATGAGGAGGATCATACACGGGTCATCTCCATGGAGAAAGGTGGCAACATGAAGAAAGTGTTTGAAAGATTCTGCCGAGGCCTCAAAGAG GTGGAGCGGCTGATCCAGGAGCGTGGCTGGGAGTTCATGTGGAATGAGCGTCTGGGATACATCTTGACCTGTCCGTCTAACCTGGGCACTGGACTTCGGGCAGGAGTGCACATCAAACTGCCCCTGCTGAGCAAA GATAGCCGCTTCCCAAAGATCCTCGAGAACCTAAGGCTCCAAAAACGTGGAACTGGAGGAGTAGACACAGCTGCCACAGGCAGTgtctttgatatctctaatttggACCGACTGGGCAAGTCAGAG GTTGACTGGGGGAAAACTGGCCATGAGTTCCCAGAGCAGGCAAATCGGTGCTAA